The Vigna angularis cultivar LongXiaoDou No.4 chromosome 9, ASM1680809v1, whole genome shotgun sequence DNA window atttttgacaaatattagaaatatatgTATCTGCATGTGATTTGaatgaattgaaaaataattggcCTCGTATGAGATCATGTGATCAAGCGGCTACGATCTCATATATGTCTATGCGTGTAGAAGAATGTCTTGAAAGATGTCAATCTCTTAGACTTAGGAATTAGTCCCTGGCTCTTGATCAGGATACCTGAGCAATAAGagtgaattgaaaaaaattaaataaaaaatagataggGTGTTTGTATTTTGTAGTGATTTTTTATCAATGAAATGGATTCATGGTTTGAATAACTTGGACTATAATTTTGATATGGAGAGATCATCATGCTATGATTAATCTGGGAGGGGTACTAAAACTATTACAGATTAACTGTTGCCGGATGATATTTTGTTCGTAACCTAATGTGCCAGATTTGAAATTAGAATGTAACgatttttgtttgtatttatatatttctttaactTTAATTGAAGGAGCAAGTGGTCGATCCTTTGTTGTCTGTGTATGATTTTGTCGTTATGAAATGGTCTTAGTTGATCTTTGAGGTGAGATTTTACGGCTGATTATCGGTCTAATTTAAATGAGAAACTTCATGTGATGCTGTTATTTATGCAGTGACTATCTGTTCAAGCTCCTCCTAATTGGAGACTCTGGTGTTGGTAAATCGTGCCTTCTTCTAAGATTTGCTGTAAGTTATCTACTGTTTGTTTTATCTTATATCGTAGTTTTTTTGTTGTTTCCTTCTACTTGTTTATCACGTTTTTCACCTCCTTATACAGTTTATATTCTCTCTCCTACCCAACAGATTTACATCCTTTGAGTGAACTTATTTGAAATGGACATTAACATCTTAGTTAAAAGTAATTACCCGCATATTCTATGTTCTTGGGTTTGGTTTATTTTGGGTGGGCATTACCTTCAGCCTTTTGGGTTCTTCTCCCTTGCTATTCTCATTGGTCTTTCTAAGTGAAAATATGGTGTGCAGTTAAATGGTCTTGTGTGGTTATCTAAAGTACGTGTCATGTGACATTATGTGCGTAAGACTATAACCTTATTGCTTTGTTTTTCATGTTGTTTTGTCTTGGAGACGGTACACGAATGCTCAAtactgttttttaaaattactaccTTTAATGTTAATTTCAATCCTGTGCTACAGGATGATTCATACATTGAGAGCTACATAAGCACCATCGGAGTTGATTTTGTGAGTACAATATAACACCTTTTTAACTTGAAGTCATTTGAGACTGTTGCTCAACTGATCATTACATTTTACTTTGTGCAGAAAATTCGCACTGTTGAGCAGGATGGGAAGACAATTAAACTACAGATTGTATGTATCTGATTGGCTTGATATTACTTTTTTAGTTGCTAATGTTATATTTTGCAGTAAGCTTGGGATATATGTTTAGTCTTTTGAGGTGTCTGTTGTtcatttctatattaattttggagatCCATATTTTTCTAAGATGTTGTGTCACTACTCAATATGAGATTCTAAGTCACTGAAAGTCTTGATTATATTGACAGATCTTACTTGGTTTACTATTGTAGTGGGATACTGCAGGACAAGAACGATTCAGGACAATAACTAGTAGCTACTATCGTGGAGCACATGGAATCATTGTGGGTGGTGGTTTTCTTAGCTTAAGATTTTAAACGTAGAATGTTCCCTATCTTTGTGGGGATTTTGTTGCACTCTTCTCTAACTGGTTCCTTTCACAGATTGTTTATGACGTGACAGATGAAGATAGCTTCAATAATGTGAAGCAGTGGCTCAGTGAAATTGACCGCTATGCCAGTGATAATGTTAACAAACTTTTAGTTGGAAACAAGAGTGATCTGACAGCAAATAGAGTTGTATCGTATGACACAGCTAAAGTAAAACCTTGACTTATATCACTTCCTGCTTATAATTGTTGTTATGAAAATGTTCGTGTTCCTGAACATGCACATCTCAACCCACCTTTTGTTTTTCTCCTATTGCAGGAGTTCGCTGATCAAATTGGAATACCTTTCATGGAAACGAGTGCAAAAGATGCTACAAATGTGGAAGATGCTTTCATGGCCATGTCTGCTTCCATCAAGAATAGGTACTGTTCCTGTTCCTATTTATTATAGATTGGACGAATGCAGATATTAAACAATATCACTTAAGCTAGGGTGCACTTCTTGAAGCTTGTTTAATGTTTGTTTATGATATATCTTTTACCGAAACTGCATTTCGTTAGCTATCGAGAGAAGCACTAAAGGAATTGTCTCTTTTTATTCAAAGCACGGATATATAGGACATATCTAttgtttaaaagttataaagcagcacatgaaataattaaactttagCATCTCAATTTAATCCTGTTTATCTTATTTTCCATGTGCATTTTTTCCATTGACTGTTGATTTGTGAAATTGGAAGTGAAAGACAACATAAAATTcttcataataaataaagaaccaacaaaaaatttcatatttagcATCTCTGTTACTTTTTTATCACTTGTGATGGCAATTCACACAGAATTGCTAATCTGCAGTTGGTAAATACAGAtgcatacaaaaataaataaataaatgtgcATGAATGATAGTTATTATGTGATTTGTAGCTCTCCAAAGTTCCATTTAAATCCTGAAATGTATGCCATATACTTCTTCCACGTCTAATGTAGGTTAAGTATGACTAAacaacaatttaacattttattatcttGTTCTTGCAACTATTTTTCTGATGGTAACTTTACCCTTGTGCAGAATGGCAAGCCAACCTTCTGCGAACAATGCAAGGCCTCCGACAGTGCAGATCAGAGGGCAACCTGTTGGGCAAAAAGGTGGCTGTTGCTCTTCCTAACCTGATGGTGTTGAGATCCATTTTCTTTGGTCTGCACTTACCTTTTGCATGTAAGGGGTATGTTATTTCACTAAATAGTGGACCAGTGTCACATAATTCGTCCAGTGGTTTGGGAATTGTGGCGTAGGTGATCCCATTCTTTACATATACTCGAATGCTATGCTTGTGCTTAGTACTTGTTAATGATAAAACTTTATTCCTACTTTAGTCTATTTTTATTACCATGGCAATACTAATATTGTGTCGACTTTGTGATCATATAACATGCATTAGTTTCATAGAACATCAGAAGAAAAGGTTGTGATGTGATCAATTACTGGTTGGCAAACAATAATCATGTGGAACATCAGTTTCACTAGGCTGATTCGGTTTGCTTATTGTTCCTTTTTGGCTTagcaaatatataaataaaataaatttaagtagtCATAGTAAATATAAAATGCCTTGTTAGATATCAGCATAATGTTTCTTCTGTGGTTTTGTTCAgagaagaatgtgaaagaaagaagggaaagtaaaatagaagaaagtagaatgatttgttttaattaaaattgaacaaattatatgtttttggattgtttgttacaaaatgagattaagttaaattttcTTGGAACAAATTATATGCTCTTGGATTGTTTGGTAGAAAAGGAGATTAAGTAAAGTTAAATTTTCTTTCCTTGTTTGATATAATGGACAATGAAAGCAAGGAAAAATGATCATATATTTAAATGGACACATTTACCCTTTGATGAAGTAATAGAATGGGAAAATCAATTTAAGGTAAATACATACttagaacatttttttttacgtagaaatgatattttcttttaccattataaaataaagtgtatataataataacacaaGAATTTGGGTAATCATTATGCaacttgttatttttattagttattttattttaaagtttgagCATTTTGAGGAGTGAAATTCTTCTCTCGTTACTTTATCgattaataaatttgtatgtgtattttaattttaaaactaatgaTTTAACtatgttttaagtttttcaaaaatttataaaatttcatttaaatttctagtaaatttttatatctacctaatattcaaatttttatatttttcaaataaagtagtttaatttttttacatttttcaattAAGGTATATTTAAACAAGAAGATAATTATGTTATGCAATTCATTTTGGATActcaatatatattaaaaatacatgaatttatgaagtattttaaagtaaattttaatgtattttaaattatagtgATTTCCTTTACACATTAAAACGGGTCTTCCTTTCTCTTAAATATAGATTGGTGGGGTTAAGTTTTTGTGTGGAATTCCCTCAAGTtaatttttatgcttttttttttctacgcCTTTTATgagataaatttttgttttatttttcgtcCCTCAATGTTCCATTGTTTTTTTTCACCATTGCTCGTAAGATCAAATTAAGAACCAAACGAGTTTAGTTTGTCAACTTTGCTTAAGATTGGAGATGTTCAAAAAggtaaaaatgaattaaaaggaagttttctttaattttttaaaaattttgaatttaacaGTTTGATTCAAATTTCTaactaaaatcaaaacaaactcgattgatgaatttaaatatgatattacacgtttaaaaataaggtttaatagttttttttctttaggtttattgaataatgtcaatttaatttcttattttaaaaatgtgtgaaattaattcattttgtgTCAACGTTCCGTCGTTCCTTATGTTAAATACTTacaaatttagttaatttttttttctcactgcTTTTTTACTGTATGTTGTCAGTGTTATCTTTTCCTCTACcttttgtgataaaaaaaaaatgtgagagAGAAAATAAGTATGAAAGGGTACCCtccttattaaataaaaaaatatctttattttgtcAATCGGGTAAGCCTATATCTCCAATACTAATCATAATTCTGTTTTTCATTCACGCATGTGGGATCCTTTGTATTCGAGGTTGCAT harbors:
- the LOC108347623 gene encoding ras-related protein RABD2a; the protein is MNPEYDYLFKLLLIGDSGVGKSCLLLRFADDSYIESYISTIGVDFKIRTVEQDGKTIKLQIWDTAGQERFRTITSSYYRGAHGIIIVYDVTDEDSFNNVKQWLSEIDRYASDNVNKLLVGNKSDLTANRVVSYDTAKEFADQIGIPFMETSAKDATNVEDAFMAMSASIKNRMASQPSANNARPPTVQIRGQPVGQKGGCCSS